GTTCTGGCCATTTtgttcgattgcttgcttcaatctcattagTTGTTGGCAGTAAAATGTTGAATCAATTGTTCGACTAGGCTGGAGCAGCCcatagtagatgattcctttccaatcccaccaaacactcagcataacatTTCAAGACGTCAATcatggctttgcgaccatttgttgagcttcaccacgcttggattATGATccttttcgcacattattgttgtatttgatctcctgttaccattcgctacagaaatggttcgatttcatttcgtttcagcaaagaatcccAGATGTTAGTTCGGTCCATTAAATATTTCACACTCAATTCATGTAGTACCCAAACATCGATCTTcattttgtagccagccttttttaaatttgaaggtgaatgttaagttccttagcgatgtcatggctgcttatgtgacggtcctggtcaaacttttccataatttcatcgactttttcaacgttaggtcgaccagagcgagtttcatctttcacatcaaaatttccagaacgaaagcgagcgaaccattttTGTACTACACTAACTGAGACAAAATCGTCTTCATaaacttcataaatttcattggaggCTTGTGTGGCGTTCTTCCCATcttatacaaaaaattcaaaatatagcgaatttcttcattattttcactcatttttgagcAACTGTTggttaaattaaacttaaaatctcacctttccggAACTATATGGTAtcacacaatgtgattggtagcactggagatatacgactgcaacgacatctattgacagaatacgaaaagactttttcgactaaccaatatttTATTCATCGATCTGATTACtacttttatcaaaaatttattgcatttaaatattcatattcaacaaatgtgcatatgtagttCGACAAACTGAGTCAGCCTTATTAATTACTAACGTTTGACAAGTGAAAGTTAAgccaaacacaaacatacatacatacacacaattaCTTTAGCACATGATTCAATGAATAATCAACAGAGATTATTATCAAATATgttggtgatttttttttttgcaaataaacacTCGAAAATTTCAACACACACAACCACACTGATATACAATGTATATCATACGAGCAATTACACACATAATCATGGCGTTGTTTTTGAGCAAACAATTTACATTCGTATAAATAATTGAGTGTGTAATCGAACGCGAACGCTTAGCAAACAAACAGGCAAAGGCAAACAACTCGAGCCACTGACATGCCGCCACAtacattcatgcatacatatgtaactatatacCGCCAAGCCACCAGCCGCAACCACACCCCCAACTGCTGACTGTCAACGAAGTCATTCATAACTATGAAAGCGATAAATACTGGAATTTTAAAGCATTTGGTAGATATGCCTCCCTCCCACTCCAGCCGCCTTTCAAactcatatttattttgatatgcGAGtatctatttacatacataagctTCAAGCTTAAGGAACATGTGTATGACAGCGCTAAGGATCTATATGTGTGCAAATATGTAGATATGATGTGTGCAGTCGTGTGACTAAGAGTTTTCTTTGATCTTAGAGTGCGCTATTAATGACACGCTGCGATAAAAGTCAACACCAATTTGTATTGTGACGTGTTAGTACCAATGAACCGTCGAAATCCAAGccaatatatacatgcataaataataactgtatatttatttattagtatgtgTGTAAGTTTGCACATGTTTATATGACTGTTTATTTAtccatacgtacatatgtatgtatattgtaagcCATAAATAATCGCACTTTAAACTGCCTACATCACTCATACGCCTCGTTGTGCCTTTAAAGCGTTTGAAACAAATGCGGTGCATAGTCAGCCTGTCGCTTTTCAAATCATACGCTATGCATTTAATTGAACTGAAATGTGAATGAAAATGTTGGAATACAAAAATACACGTGttcgtttacaaaaaaaacagcaacaaaatttattaataaatagttTGATAAAATGTTATAATTCCATTGCGTTGTCGCTGCAGCCAGCAAACAagcagttgttgttggtattgttgcTTGGAGTGCATCGGTTTTGGCAACGCCCCAACATTCACTCACTCAATATGTGACATCAGTGTGTTTGGACAgttgtatacacatatgcatatgaaaaaaaaaactagacgactgtcaaaaaatcaaaatttgctgAAGGCACCGAAGGCCATCCCAGCCGAAAATTATAACAAGTATATTGAAAATTGGATTAATTGTTGTCTTAGGAGCCTATTTTAAGAacgataaaataaaatgtaccaaaatttattttattttttttaagtccgggtcaaatttgatcatatatacatatgatactTATTGAAAAACTTTGGTAAGTTTAAAGGATAAGCtcggatatatgtataatacatttaaaaaaattgtttagaatcCACCAAACTTTAAGTAAGGCCTGAGATTCCTCAAATTTCTCTTTGATTTTGAGTTACAAAACTAGAAAATGCCACCGAACTAACCAAACCGTGGTTTCTGAATACGATGACTAAgtcacaattatatatatatgtatctcttGTTTTAGTAAATTTCGGCACATACCATAATACTTGTAACATAAGCTTTTTGACAGTGCGCACATTATCTTTGACTTTATAGGCTTTTATCCAGACCATTGAAGTGTCTTCGAACCGGACAATATCCAAGCAGCAACAAAACTTTTTCTGTTCTGAGAAAGAGTGTGCTCACAACAAGGAATATATTTACGTacacggatagccaggcggcttTAAAATCACTGAAGTCTTCCAAGATTTCGTCAAAGATAGTGAAAGAACTCCTTGATCCCTTAGTGGATCTAATGTCCTACATGTATTTCACGATAAACCTGCATCGGGTTCCAGAGCAATATGTTCCAGGGCAATGGGTCATGATAACTGTGAAACAGATGATCTAGCCAGGAGGATTACCACCTTACAATTAGACTCCGAAAAAGAGAGAATGTATATGACTCTGGCcacttgtagatatttaatcgaAGAATATGTTATTAATTCAGCTGAGTCTCGGTGGAATGAGTTCCTAACTTGCTCAACAAGTAGGCAAACCTCGGAACTGGGGCCACCGACCATGTTATTTCAAAAGTCATAAGAACTCTAGTAGGAGTGCTAACAGGTCACCTTCTAATTGGTAGACATACCAGCAGGCAGACTATGTGTACGATACAATGACAATTGCAGAAGCGGTCAGGAAATAGAAAAAGAGGAGAAAGTAAAATATCGTCTATGCGAATGCAAGGCTCTATACAGGATATACAGGAAAGGAATCGCAACTATCGGTCCAGGGTTTCTTTATCGGAGGttgcacaaataaaattttttgtatagatGAATTTCATCCGAAGCACAAGATGATTCAGAGAGGAGACAATAGAGTGAGGGAATATTAATCACCTTGGTATCAGAATGAGCCTCCTAAAAGCCTAGGTGCGTCGTTAGACAACCACTCTACCCACCTATCTAACTACCTAGAGCCtcaaatatgaatattactataataacattttcggaaattcgTCAAAAGATGAATATAaacgctttatttttattttcatgttcatcaaaaaagatatttctaatcttCGCACAATTTGAAGCCTTACTAAAGTATCTCATTAAACTCATGTCTCCACTCTCTTTTCAGCTGGTCGCACACAACCGTGGTGGTGTCGTAACAATCGCAATGGCGGCTCGAATGGTCGTTCCACACTCTCGATCAAACATCAAGCCGATAGCATAAGAAGACGTCCGAATAGCAACTCAGGTGTTTGGTCATGGAGTCGCCGCTCATCGGCCAGTCCAGATCAAATTGGACCACCGTCATCGTCGCCTgccgaaaatcattatacacaCATGGACGATGCATATAGTCCAGTTAATGAGGCATTGTACGCTGAATTGGATCGCGAATCGGTACGTTCGGCAAATCCGTCATATCAAAATACGGCCTACAGTCAGTGTGGTGAGGTGAGTTAAGGCAATAGACAGAATTTCGGAATTCagaattttttagtttgttgaATTAgcttctataattttttatataattaaagtttatttttcaaaacccataaagttattttcaatttttcttttggaATAATAATCTCTAAAATCGGGGTCAGTATTGTAGGCAAATGATCTCGACTGACGAAGCTTGGGTCTTATAAACTGACATAACTTTTTATAGAAGCGCATAGCAGTCTTCATAAAGGCAtcttttgtgatattttttatgccaTGATGACCTTGAATAAACGTCAAAAGGCAGTTGGACTGGATACACCGTTTATAAGAATATATGATTGGTATTTTCTTTGGTCATATTGACCCAATATTTAGAGCCCTCAAAACTGAAAGCTTTTCGAAATGAGTTATTTGGACGACCTCCAGATCGATTCGGCTGCGTAGAATGCTTGCCGTAAGAAATCCATTTGGTTTTTATAATCAACTTGAGCTTGCTTCCTCTAGAATTATATTATCCCGAAATAATAGAAGCTTATCCCAAATGATTAGAAGTTATTCGTTAAACAATTGCCgagttcaatttttattaaaaaaaaagtttccaaaaaaCCACACTCATTGTGACGCAATTGTTTGTGTAATCAAAAATCAGCTAATACATTAACCTCTCCTTAATTTTACCTTTcagaaatacaattttcaacaacacgAGCAAGACATTCCGATGGTGGTGTCATCAGCGCCCAGCAGCGCCTATTATTCCGACCTCTCGGTGACCGCCATGCCAGGCGGCGGCAATGAGCGTGCCTACGAAATAGTTGGCCTAACGGTCATGTCACAACCACTGCCCAACTGGGAaggcagcagcggcggcggtggcgTCTTGGGCGTAGGCGTTGGCGGTACAATGGGCCCCCTCGGCAGCGGCGGACCAAACGAAGCCTCGCAACGGCGCATACCACGCTTGGCGGCCATCAATGAGACAAGCACCAGCACCGTGGCGGCAACAGTGCCCTCAGACTATGTATGAGATACGGAGGATGGGCGGCAGTGCGAGGAGGGTGTATAGcgattttaaaaagaatttaaatgaaattgttttcGAATATGCACTGAGACGCAGTGTAGCATACTTTACGGTCGTTAGTTGTTAATAATGGCAACGGTAGCTTGAGAAGGTGGGAAAGTAGCagagaaatgtaaaaataatcatatttagGGCAGTAAAAACGAAAGTGGTAATTCAACGAGCTTATATTTGTTAATACATAATTTATTGTGAATTATTGAAAACTGTTGAAACAGTGAGATTCTTGAAAGCATAAAGCGCTATTTATGTAGAGTtatattagattaaaaattattatattatatatgtatgtatacataggATGTATCTTTGAggtaaaaataatgttaaagtGCTTACGAATATTTATAGAATTGCTATAGTATGGTACGAAATGGAGCatgaaacaacaaaacaaaacaaaaaaaattaattattgtaattattctATTGTAATTGAGTTAGTCTGTAAGTCTGTTAAGATTTAACGATTTAATCGTTGGTGATATTTAGCCTAAATATTTAGTGTGGACACATAGATGTGCGAATTGGCGTTAAAATGCGAAAAGTAAACCTTGTATATGAAATGCGGTATAcgtttagaaataaatacacacacacatgcgtataCAAAGATGTTTTAGAATTAGAGACTGCTGTCTATGTAAACAATGTAGAAGTAAgcaaagaaaattacaaaaaaatatttaaaaataatataaaaaatatttaaaaattatataaaaaatagaattaaaaattataaaaaaatattaaaaaaatatataacaaatctACGCGAGTTAAACATTATTAGAGACATATTGAAATCCTTAAAGGAACATATTAGAATAATGCATATTTAGCTGTTAAGCGTGCGTGtttgtaaaatatacatatatacagtaaaGGATAAAATGGTTCACGAaaataccaatattttttttaagtttaaaaattataatacattaAGCATTATGCCtacaaaaatctataaatacATTGAAAAGGgcattaaatttgctttcgaaaTCAATACATCTTTAGTCCATTGACTCAAAAGTGATTTTAAAGGATTATATTCAGTTAGAAGGCCGCAAAAAccgaaattttcagaattttttctgagaaaacttttcaatttattgatccaaaagTTTTTACACATATGGtatattttaactatttttcaacatttagttaaaatatttatttggaaaggaactacagctgCTATCCCGTAACTCCttcaaaaaagacgttttgtgatgaccactatatctctgaactggatcctctgaaatttaaataccaaacagatttcgttaaaataatgttaataataatgaataagtaaaaaaaatgtttttgacaaaatggcagtttctcaaaaaaaaattgatttttgaccaaaaatttcggcctaaaattgtttataaaaaatcgatGAGATAAATCAATACAACTTTTGTCCATGGACTCAAAAGTGCGATTACTAGCACGTTGATATTTTTCACCGTCCTTTTTGTAATGCTATTTGAGGTTCTCTAAAATATTTGGGCTTATTTTTTGTCTTGTGCGCGCTCTTCCACaatttatttacagtttttgGGGCTTCCCTTTcggaaaaaattgtttgttaaaatggCCCAAAGGTGCTCAATGGGGTTAAAGTCTAGGGTCTGCGTGGAGAGTCAGTCCAGCAGTTCGATCACATTAACCACAAACCATGATTTGGTAGTTTTTGCGCTATGTTTCGGACCGCTAGCCCTCTGAGTCTGAATATAACCTGACTTGCATGATATAAGTTCTCCAGAATTTCAATATAATCTGTGATACGCATAATATCATCGATCGGACGAAGTATGCCCAGCTCCAAGCCATCAATGATCCACCTCCATATTTCATTGTTGGAATCCAGTACACCAACCTGTTTGTCAACCTATGCCCTTGCGCCCCCACCTGATCCTATTTGATTAATTTTGGTTTCATCGGACAAAGTAGCTCCTTTCTAATCAACCATGTtgaattattcatatttttggcgAACTCTCATCGAGCCTAACGGTGCTTATCACTTAAGAACGGGCTCTTTACCATCGTTCTAGCCTTAAATCGGTTATTTTTCAGGCATATTTGTGCAGTTTTGACGCTGACATTGACTCCATGGACCTCGCTGATGACTTTATTAGTTTCCACAGCGGTTTTTGTAGGACAGCGGACAGCGTCTGCTCTTTCACAACAAGTGAACTCAAATTACACATATTCGTGAACACTATTGTCCCTTACTGTATATATGTTAAACTTagtttgtgtatgtataaagttattgtattaaagtgaaaaaatcgcatatttatatattgtaaatgTTTCCGTATTGACTGAGCCTATttacttgcatatgtatgtatgtatgtacatatgtgcacttTTAACTATACTATTATCATAATAACACGTAAACCAATAACAATGACCTTGCCTCACAGTGcatattgcatacatacattatttttacatatgcatatgtacatatacatacatacaattatttacaacttaattgttataaaacaaatatacatacattcaatatttacAAGCTGCTGATTTCAAAGAATATTCTGATGTGCTCTAGCAAGTAAGCGTTAAAATGAATAATCTGAAAACGAACTCTATATCcgatatgaatttatatatattttacctcTCTGCCAgacatattgtacatacatatttacaaaatattaaatttaaagttgtacttatttaaaaaacacgaaaaacctTTTTCACTTTATAAAAGTTGTGAGAATATCTGTTATAAGAGATACCTTCTccttattactttttatttgttagaattTTTGCAACAACATTTTGTTAAACTAAAAATCCGCCTTGCAgttaaatacttatattaattattatggaaatattattactttctgaacaatttaattctaaaattttcatCTTGACTTGAGGaatatgtaatttataaaatattatatatgtggaCGTAAcatagtttaatattttttaagaaaataaagaatgaacttttaataaaaaaatgtgtttggttttccacgaagtttgtaacaaacATAAATGATTGTGCCGATGGAGTCCAAGTTTTTTCACAACACTTTGCTCAATATTCCGTATTTTCTGCATTTCTGAGTACAGTTACTTGCGcaggtttcttcttttcactttttttcgcTTTTGAACTATGCAAACCTTGTCGCTGATGAATCTTA
The genomic region above belongs to Bactrocera dorsalis isolate Fly_Bdor unplaced genomic scaffold, ASM2337382v1 BdCtg243, whole genome shotgun sequence and contains:
- the LOC105231481 gene encoding uncharacterized protein LOC105231481, with translation FSAGRTQPWWCRNNRNGGSNGRSTLSIKHQADSIRRRPNSNSGVWSWSRRSSASPDQIGPPSSSPAENHYTHMDDAYSPVNEALYAELDRESVRSANPSYQNTAYSQCGEKYNFQQHEQDIPMVVSSAPSSAYYSDLSVTAMPGGGNERAYEIVGLTVMSQPLPNWEGSSGGGGVLGVGVGGTMGPLGSGGPNEASQRRIPRLAAINETSTSTVAATVPSDYV